One genomic window of Mycteria americana isolate JAX WOST 10 ecotype Jacksonville Zoo and Gardens chromosome Z, USCA_MyAme_1.0, whole genome shotgun sequence includes the following:
- the CAPSL gene encoding calcyphosin-like protein, which yields MLHVLRQVSALCPVYENPRHMSTSAFQMPGTARHDREMAIQAKRNLSKTTDPVERLRLQCLARGSAGIKGLSRVFRIMDDDNSRTLDFKEFVKGLNDYAMMIDKEEAQEIFRIFDKDGSGTIDFDEFLVTLRPPMSNARKEIIMQAFRKLDKTGDGVITIEDLRGVYNAKHHPKYQNGDWTEDQVFRAFLDNFDSPYDKDGKVTTEEFMNYYAGVSASIDTDVYFIIMMKNAWKL from the exons ATGCTCCATGTACTAAGGCAGGTTTCAGCACTCTGCCCTGTGTACGAGAATCCACGCCATATGAGTACTTCGGCCTTCCAGATGCCGGGCACAGCAAGGCATGACCGAGAGATGGCAATCCAGGCCAAAAGAAACCTGTCCAAAACCACCGACCCTGTAGAAAGACTTCGCCTGCAGTGTTTAGCAAGGGGGTCTGCAGGCATCAAAGGACTTAGCAG AGTATTTCGGATTATGGATGATGACAACAGCAGGACCCTTGATTTCAAAGAGTTTGTGAAAGGATTAAATGATTATGCTATGATGATAGACAAGGAAGAAGCACAAGAGATTTTCCGGATATTTGATAAAGATGGCAGTGGAACAATTGATTTTGATGAATTTCTTGTTACACTGAGA CCTCCCATGTCGAATGCAAGAAAAGAGATCATCATGCAGGCATTTAGGAAGTTAGATAAGACTGGTGATGGTGTCATAACAATTGAAGACTTACGGGGGGTGTATAATGCAAAGCATCATCCCAAATACCAAAATGGAGACTGGACAGAAGATCAAGTTTTTAGGGCCTTTCTGGATAATTTTGATTCACCCTATGACAAAGATGGGAAG GTCACAACAGAAGAATTCATGAACTACTATGCAGGAGTCAGCGCTTCAATAGACACAGATGTCTATTTTATCATCATGATGAAGAATGCTTGGAAACTCTGA